The Methylocystis bryophila genome contains the following window.
AGCGCGGCGAAAGCGGTCCATCGCAGACCTTGATCGTTGTCCGAGAGACCGGACATTGGTTCCACCTCCAAAAGCACAGCCTTTGTTAATGAATATAGCGAATTTCGGTGGGCCCTCAAGCGTTGCAGCGCAAGCTCGGCGGCGCTCTCGTCGCTGCACCGCAAAAGGACGCGGCCGACGGCGAGTGTTTCTGGGCTTCTCGCTGGCTGCGCTTCTCGCTTCGCCGCTTATCGATCGAGCATAGGAAATCCAGCTAGGTCAAAAACTTATAGCGATATCTTGACCGTGGGATCTCGGGCCTAGCCCGCTCTTGAGCGCAATGCGAAAAAGTGGAGACCGGTTTTTCGCAAAATTCGCGCTCTAATCTTTTAGAATCGATCACGTTTTCTGCGTTCAGGCGATTGCGCCGGACTGTAGCGCGCTCCGAGGCTCCGCTGACGGCGGGGGCTGGAAGCGCTTCAACCGCAGCGCGTTCGTCACGACGAAGATGCTGGAGAAAGCCATCGCGCCGGCCGCGAGCATCGGCGAGAACAGCGTCCCGTTGATCGGATAAAGCGCGCCGGCCGCGACCGGGATCAGCACGATATTGTAGCCGAAAGCCCAAAACAGATTCTGCGCGATGTTCGTCATCGTCGCGCGCGAGATCGCGACGGCCGTCGGAACCTTGGCGAGATCGCCCGACATCAGCACGACGTCCGCCGCCTCGATCGCGACATCCGTCCCGGTGCCGATCGCGAGACCCACGTCGGCCGCGGCGAGCGCCGGCGCGTCATTGACGCCGTCGCCGACGAAAGCGAGCTTCCTTCCTTCACGCAGGCGTTCGACGGCCGCGACTTTTCCGTCGGGCAACACGCCGGCGACGACCTCGTCGATGCCAACCTCCTGCCCGATCGCGCGCGCAGGTCGCTCATGGTCGCCGGTGATCATGGCGACCTGCAGCCCGAGCCCGTGCAGCGCCGCGATCGCCGCGGCGCTCGAGGGCTTCACCGCATCGGAGACGCAGAGCAGCAGCGCTGGTCTGCCGTCGATCGCCGCGTAAAGCGCGGTGCGCCCCTCTTCGGCGAGCTTCTTCGCCGCCTCCGAGAAGACCGCGGTGGAGAGGCCGAGAGCAGCCATGAATCGCTCGGCGCCGATGGCGATGCGCTTGCCCTCGACGAAGCCGCGCGCGCCCATGCCAGGGACCGCCGCGAACTCCCGGCAGGGCGCGGCCGGCAAGCCTTTCTCCTTGGCCGCGGCGACGATCGCGCTCGCGACGGGATGTTCCGAGAGCGCCTCCACGCTCGCGGCGAGCCGTAGCGCCTCATCCGCCTTGAATCCCGGCGCCACGACGATATCCGTCAGACGCGGCTTGCCGAAAGTGAGCGTCCCGGTCTTGTCGAAGGCGATCAAGCGCGCTTCTCCGAGCGTCTGCAAGGCCTCGCCCTTGCGAAACAGCACGCCCAGCTCAGCGGCGCGCCCCGTCCCGGTCATGATCGCGGCCGGCGTCGCAAGCCCCATGGCGCAAGGACAAGCGACGATCAGCACGGCGACCGCGTTGACAAGCGCGAAGGAGAGACGCGGCTCGGGGCCGGCGAGCATCCAGACCAGAAAGGTCGCGGCCGCGATGGCGAAGACGACGGGAACGAAGACCGCGGTGACGCGATCGACGCGGGCCTGGATCGGAAGCTTTGCGCCTTGCGCCTCCTCGACCATGCGGATCACGCCGGCAAGGAAGGTGTCGGCGCCGACGCGCTTCGCCTCGAAAGCGAAAGCTCCGGTTCCGTTGACCGTCGCGCCGGTCACGGACGAACCGGGCGACTTGGCGACCGGCGCCGGCTCGCCGGTGATCATCGATTCATCGACATGCGACGCGCCGCGCAGCACGACGCCGTCGGCCGGTATCCTCTCGCCGGGACGCACGAGCACGACGTCGCCGGCGCGGACCTCTTGTGTCGGAACGTCGAGCGTCTCGCCGTCGCGCTCGACATGAGCGACGCGCGGCGCAAGCGCGGCAAGCGCGGCGATCGCGCCCGCCGCCCGGCCCTTGGCGCGCGTTTCGAGCAGCCGGCCGAGGAGAATGAGCGTGACGATCACGCAGGCGGATTCGTAATAGACGTGAGCCGAGCCGGCCGGCAGCAGCTGCGGCGCGAAGGTCGAGACGGCGGAGAAGAGATAGGCGCTGGCCGCGCCGACCGCCACGAGCGCGTTCATGTCGGGCGCGCCATGCAGCAGCGTCGCGAGCCCCTTCTGAAAGAAGACGCGCCCCGGCAGAGCGAGCAGCAGGCTCGTCAGAACGAACGAGACATATTGCGCGTTGTCGTGACCGATATTGGCCATGATCCATTCGTGAAAGGCGGGGATCAAATGGCCGCCCATCTCGAGGACGAAGACCGGGGCGGTCAGCGCCGCCGCGAGGACGAGCCGCCGCGACAGCGCCTGCGCCTCTTCCTCGCGCGCGTCTTTTCCTGACGCGAGCGCGCTTTCGATCTCGCGCGGCTCGTAGCCGGCCGAGGACACCGCCTGCCGCAACGCCTCGAACCGTCCGGGACCCTTCAGGGCGCGCACGCTCGCGCGTTCGGTCGCGAGATTGACGCTCGCCTCGATCACGCCAGGGACGCTCCTGAGCGCCTTCTCGACATGGGCGACGCAGGAAGCGCAGGTCATCCCGCCGACGCCAAGATCATAGGTCTCGACGACGGGTTCATAGCCCGCCTCCGTGACGGCCTCGGCGATCTTCGTCGCGTCGGCCTCCGGCGTCAGCCGAAGATTGGCGCGCTCCGTGGCGAGATTGACGCTCGCCGCCGCGACGCCCGGCGCCCGCGCCAGCGCCTTTTCGACATGGGCGACGCAAGACGCGCAGGTCATGCCGCTCACTTCGAAAGCAAGTTCGCGATCGGAGGCGGCGGTCGCTAGGCTTTCTGTCATCGAAATAGCCATCGGGGAGTTTCCGCCGCCCATTCGTCGTATTTCTCGCCAAATGTTTGTTGCAGGCGGCGCTCCTCGGGCAGCACGCTCAAAAAATGCAGAGCGACGCCCACGAGCGGCGCGAGAAGCGTGACCGTCCAGGATCCGAGCACCAGCCCCAGACCGAAAACGAGCGCGACATAGGAGACGTAGATCGGATTGCGCGAATGGACGTAGGGCCCGTCCGTCACGAGCGCGGTCGCGGCGCGGGTCGCCTGGAAAGGCGTGTCGTGCTCCCGCATCATCCTGGCGCACCATAGGATCGTGAGGACCGCCAGCACGACGATCGGTCCGCCGATGACGGTGAAGAGCGCGTCGGGCCTGTCCGTGCCCAGCGCCAAGTCTACGGCAAGGCCGCCGATGATCGCGCCGCCGACGAGGATCTGGGGCATAGGCAAGCGCGCGGGCGGGACGGCCGGCGTCGGCGATGGGGTGTCCAAGCATTCCTCCTTCTTACCGAGAACGTCCCGATCGCGCGGAATCACGCGATCAGGAAGAAACCCGAAATCAAATATTTATACCATGTCCTCATCGAAAGCCGTTTCGCGCCTTTCCGTGACATGCTCCAGATCACGCTATATTCAGGCGGAATCCCCTGACCCAGAAGACGTGATCGATCCATTTCTCGCCTCTTCGCGTCGCGCTCTAAGTCGCCCTCCCCTCGCGCCGATGCAAGCCGCTTTCGCTCGATTCTTCGAGAGTCTCGAGCCGACCCGGAAGGGACAGCCCTAGCCAGGGCGGCGATTTTGGTGTAAGCGCCGCCCTTCCGAAATTTTGCCAGGGCCCTTTGGGCCGAGGTCCCAGAGGAGAGTTACACATGGCCGTACCGAAGCGAAAAACCTCGCCGATGAAGCGCGGCTTCCGCCGTTCCGCCGACGCGCTGAAGGCCCCGACCTATGTCGAGGACAAGGACTCGGGCGAGTTGCGCCGTCCCCATCACATTGACCTGAAGACGGGCATGTATCGCGGTCGGCAGGTGCTGAGCGTGAAGACGGAAGAGGCCTGAGCGGGGAATGGGCGGCGCGGCGCATAAGGCGCTCGCGCCACCGGCAGCCCCGCCGTCCCGAGTGAGTTTCGCGCAAACCCAGCCTCCGTTGATGCGATCCCGACGGCGAGCTCCCGCTCCAAATCAAAGACTTAGAGCATATGCTGCCCGGAAGACCGCTTCGCGCTTTTCCGTGAGATGCTCTAACGTTTGTCCAGCGCCGCCGCCGTCAGCGTCATCAGCCAGCCGCGCGGGACAAATCTCGCGACGAGGACAATGATCTGGTTCATGAGCCCCGGCACGACGACGCGCCGGCCCGCCATGAGACCTTCATAGCCCTGCCGCGCCACTTCGGCCGGGGAAACAAGCGCAAGGCGCGCGGCGCCCAACTTCCCCTTCAGCTCAAAGCCCGATCGCGCCTGAAACCCCGTCTCAACGGGTCCGGGGCAGAGGCAGGAAACCTTCACGCCGCCCGCGCTGAGCTCCTGCGTCAGGGCTTCGCTGAAGGAAAGCACATAGGCTTTCGTCGCATAATAAATCGCGAAGCTTGGGCCGGGCATGAAGGCCGCGATGGAAGCCACATTCAAAATCGCGCCCTGGCAGGCGACGATCGAGGGCAGGAAGCGCAGCGTCAGCGCGGTCAGGGCGCGCACGTTCAGGTCGATGATCGCGAGCTGTTCGGCGGGATCGAGCTTCTCCACGGAACCCACGAGCCCGAAACCCGCATTATTGACGAGAATCTCGGCTCGCGCTCCGGCCTCGTCCAGCGCCTTGGCGAGCGCCTCGATCGCGCCCGCGGCGCAAAGATCGAGCGCGATGACGAGAGGTCTCCTCTCGGCGCCCTGCGCGACGATCTCGTCGGCGAGCGCCTCGAGCCGATCGGCGCGGCGCGCGACAAGCGCGAGATCATGCCCTCGCGCCGCGAAGACTCGCGCCAGTTCTGCGCCGATCCCGTCGGAGGCGCCGGTGACGATCGCCACCCCGCGCTGCTTCCCATCCGCAGTCGTCATGAAATCTCCAAAGCTCGAATCCGCCGATGAACGGCGATCTGATCAAGAGTCGGACCAGGGTCCCGGAGGCGTGGCCTCTTCGCTCGCCCGTTCCTCGCGGGCGAAACGCCGTAGGCTGACGCGCTCGCGCGTCGATACGCCGAGCAGCTCGGCGACGCGCCACACGACATTCTCCTCGCACTCGTCGATGTCGCCGTCCGCGTAGGCGATTTCCCACAGCATGCCGACAAGCTGACGGCGGCCCTCTTCCCCGAGCGAACGCTTCAGGACGCTGGTGAAATGATAAAGATCGACCGCCTCGCGCTCGCTCTCGGTCGCTTGCGTGATCAATTCGCGCGCCTGCGCATGCGAAAGATTGAAGCGCTCTTCGACGAGCCTTTGCACGCGCGCACGTTCAGTGGGATCAAATTCGCCATCTACGCCGGCGATATGGACCAGCAAAGCCGCTGCGGC
Protein-coding sequences here:
- the rpmF gene encoding 50S ribosomal protein L32, producing MAVPKRKTSPMKRGFRRSADALKAPTYVEDKDSGELRRPHHIDLKTGMYRGRQVLSVKTEEA
- a CDS encoding TerB family tellurite resistance protein, translated to MFDSLKSFIGELFEAPEARVFDDQDYVLAAAALLVHIAGVDGEFDPTERARVQRLVEERFNLSHAQARELITQATESEREAVDLYHFTSVLKRSLGEEGRRQLVGMLWEIAYADGDIDECEENVVWRVAELLGVSTRERVSLRRFAREERASEEATPPGPWSDS
- a CDS encoding SDR family NAD(P)-dependent oxidoreductase translates to MTTADGKQRGVAIVTGASDGIGAELARVFAARGHDLALVARRADRLEALADEIVAQGAERRPLVIALDLCAAGAIEALAKALDEAGARAEILVNNAGFGLVGSVEKLDPAEQLAIIDLNVRALTALTLRFLPSIVACQGAILNVASIAAFMPGPSFAIYYATKAYVLSFSEALTQELSAGGVKVSCLCPGPVETGFQARSGFELKGKLGAARLALVSPAEVARQGYEGLMAGRRVVVPGLMNQIIVLVARFVPRGWLMTLTAAALDKR
- a CDS encoding heavy metal translocating P-type ATPase; the protein is MTESLATAASDRELAFEVSGMTCASCVAHVEKALARAPGVAAASVNLATERANLRLTPEADATKIAEAVTEAGYEPVVETYDLGVGGMTCASCVAHVEKALRSVPGVIEASVNLATERASVRALKGPGRFEALRQAVSSAGYEPREIESALASGKDAREEEAQALSRRLVLAAALTAPVFVLEMGGHLIPAFHEWIMANIGHDNAQYVSFVLTSLLLALPGRVFFQKGLATLLHGAPDMNALVAVGAASAYLFSAVSTFAPQLLPAGSAHVYYESACVIVTLILLGRLLETRAKGRAAGAIAALAALAPRVAHVERDGETLDVPTQEVRAGDVVLVRPGERIPADGVVLRGASHVDESMITGEPAPVAKSPGSSVTGATVNGTGAFAFEAKRVGADTFLAGVIRMVEEAQGAKLPIQARVDRVTAVFVPVVFAIAAATFLVWMLAGPEPRLSFALVNAVAVLIVACPCAMGLATPAAIMTGTGRAAELGVLFRKGEALQTLGEARLIAFDKTGTLTFGKPRLTDIVVAPGFKADEALRLAASVEALSEHPVASAIVAAAKEKGLPAAPCREFAAVPGMGARGFVEGKRIAIGAERFMAALGLSTAVFSEAAKKLAEEGRTALYAAIDGRPALLLCVSDAVKPSSAAAIAALHGLGLQVAMITGDHERPARAIGQEVGIDEVVAGVLPDGKVAAVERLREGRKLAFVGDGVNDAPALAAADVGLAIGTGTDVAIEAADVVLMSGDLAKVPTAVAISRATMTNIAQNLFWAFGYNIVLIPVAAGALYPINGTLFSPMLAAGAMAFSSIFVVTNALRLKRFQPPPSAEPRSALQSGAIA
- a CDS encoding methyltransferase family protein; its protein translation is MDTPSPTPAVPPARLPMPQILVGGAIIGGLAVDLALGTDRPDALFTVIGGPIVVLAVLTILWCARMMREHDTPFQATRAATALVTDGPYVHSRNPIYVSYVALVFGLGLVLGSWTVTLLAPLVGVALHFLSVLPEERRLQQTFGEKYDEWAAETPRWLFR